In Acipenser ruthenus chromosome 16, fAciRut3.2 maternal haplotype, whole genome shotgun sequence, the following proteins share a genomic window:
- the LOC117411884 gene encoding hyaluronidase-2 produces MGPLETMAAPPIVHHKPFVVVWNMPTSRCQSKFGVTFDLAMFDIVENQQESFQGQNMTIFYRDSMGQYPYITPEGELTNGGVPQEAPIEKHLSTAKLEMEELLREDFSGLAVIDWEEWRPLWARNWGSMRKYRRVSEALVRLRHPELPEKKVRETAKMEFEMGARELMSRTLQLGSQLRPSGMWGYYKFPDCYNYNWKKVVNYTGRCHPKDPERNDRLAWLWRGSTALYPSIYLNRPLASSEKGALYVRYRVLEAMRVATSFTSASGSLPVLPYARVAFTHSLKYLSQLDLEHTIGESASLGAAGVVLWGDLSFARTQHTCEELQQYVSGVLGRYVVNVTTAAQQCSARLCSGNGRCARGDQNSDARFHLSPYSFQIMPPPSPSRGAPSARGELSERDLRQLQDSFRCVCYRGWSGLRCQNQIL; encoded by the exons ATGGGGCCTCTGGAGACCATGGCTGCCCCTCCCATCGTTCACCACAAGCCCTTCGTGGTGGTGTGGAACATGCCCACGTCCAGGTGCCAGTCCAAGTTTGGGGTCACCTTTGACCTGGCCATGTTTGACATAGTCGAGAACCAGCAGGAGAGTTTCCAGGGCCAGAACATGACCATCTTCTACCGGGACAGCATGGGCCAGTACCCTTACATCACCCCTGAAGGGGAGCTCACGAATGGGGGCGTTCCTCAGGAGGCTCCCATAGAGAAGCACCTGAGCACAGCCAAGCTGGAGATGGAGGAACTGCTGCGGGAGGACTTCAGCGGGCTGGCCGTCATCGACTGGGAGGAGTGGCGGCCGCTGTGGGCGAGGAACTGGGGCTCCATGAGGAAGTACCGGCGGGTTTCTGAGGCGCTGGTGAGGCTGCGACACCCAGAGCTGCCCGAGAAGAAGGTCCGAGAGACGGCCAAGATGGAATTCGAGATGGGAGCCAGGGAGCTGATGTCTAGGACGCTGCAGCTGGGCAGTCAGCTCAGGCCCTCGGGCATGTGGGGTTACTACAAGTTTCCCGACTGCTACAACTACAACTGGAAGAAGGTTGTGAACTACACGGGGCGCTGCCACCCCAAGGACCCCGAGAGAAATGACCGCCTGGCCTGGCTGTGGCGGGGATCCACAGCTCTGTACCCCAGCATCTACCTGAACCGACCGCTGGCCTCTTCGGAGAAGGGGGCCCTCTACGTACGCTACCGAGTGCTGGAAGCCATGAGGGTGGCGACGTCGTTCACTTCTGCCAGCGGATCCCTCCCCGTCCTGCCCTACGCCAGAGTGGCCTTCACGCATTCACTGAAGTACCTGAGCCAG CTGGACCTGGAGCACACGATCGGGGAGAGTGCTTCTCTGGGGGCAGCGGGGGTGGTTCTGTGGGGAGACCTCAGCTTTGCCCGCACACAG cATACCTGTGAGGAGCTGCAGCAGTATGTTAGCGGGGTGCTGGGGCGCTATGTGGTGAACGTGACCACGGCAGCGCAGCAGTGCAGCGCAAGGCTGTGCAGTGGAAACGGCCGCTGTGCCCGCGGGGACCAGAACTCGGACGCCCGGTTCCACCTCAGCCCCTACAGCTTCCAGATCATGCCCCCTCCCTCGCCAAGCAGGGGAGCTCCGAGCGCGAGGGGGGAGCTGAGCGAGAGAGACCTCCGGCAGCTGCAGGACTCCTTTAGGTGTGTGTGCTACCGGGGCTGGAGCGGGCTGCGCTGCCAGAACCAGATCCTGTAG
- the LOC117411885 gene encoding N-alpha-acetyltransferase 80, protein KKITCLFLSASHAHHLYELALSVDLVLLDSLVKCLERHYNKTVSDLLCHVVPLHRHPDLVGACADLVNSEWQRSRAARIHSLEKSCDGFPVCLVLVSRADQLLGHARLSLVVGQPRSLFVETVVVSREPRGKGYGRRMMEATERYARSRGFWRLCLTTHDKQHFYAHLGFVLSEPVQNAGSMTTFMPMEVLQRFSRPPATSGEGDESGLNQTSSPPPQSPPLAPIAPFLNPPLSPQATPLAPFQLMPTLLAPPPPSPANHLPPPPPRPPPPSGLKTLGSKDPPGQTLLETLYRDLKGQPIYWMKKEL, encoded by the coding sequence aaaaagataacatgCCTCTTTCTTTCAGCTTCTCATGCTCATCATCTATATGAGTTGGCGTTATCAGTAGATCTGGTTTTACTGGATAGTTTAGTAAAGTGCTTAGAAAGGCATTATAATAAAACAGTCTCTGACCTTCTGTGTCACGTCGTCCCGCTGCACCGGCACCCTGACCTGGTGGGTGCGTGTGCCGACCTGGTGAACTCAGAGTGGCAGCGGAGCCGAGCTGCGCGGATCCACTCCCTGGAGAAATCCTGCGATGGCTTCCCGGTCTGTCTGGTGCTGGTGTCGCGGGCGGATCAGCTGCTGGGTCACGCCAGGCTGTCTCTGGTGGTGGGGCAGCCGCGCAGCCTCTTCGTGGAGACGGTGGTGGTCTCCCGGGAGCCGAGAGGGAAGGGCTATGGGCGCAGGATGATGGAGGCCACCGAACGCTACGCCAGATCCAGGGGGTTCTGGAGGCTCTGCCTGACTACACATGACAAGCAGCACTTCTACGCACACCTGGGCTTCGTCCTCTCAGAGCCCGTCCAGAACGCAGGGTCAATGACCACCTTCATGCCCATGGAGGTGCTCCAAAGGTTCTCCCGACCTCCGGCAACTAGCGGAGAAGGAGATGAATCGGGACTGAATCAAACTTCTTCACCTCCTCCACAGTCCCCCCCTTTAGCACCCATTGCCCCCTTTTTAAACCCTCCCCTTTCTCCTCAAGCTACTCCGTTAGCCCCGTTCCAGTTAATGCCTACCCTTTTAGCCCCACCTCCCCCCTCTCCAGCCAATCATTTACCTCCTCCCCctccacggccacctcccccctcagggCTCAAGACTCTTGGCTCCAAGGATCCCCCTGGACAGACCTTGTTAGAAACACTGTACCGAGATCTCAAAGGCCAGCCCATCTACTGGATGAAGAAGGAGCTGTGA
- the LOC131697690 gene encoding hyaluronidase-2-like, giving the protein MQSSFLSVWHLCFMVAMLAGSCCCQPLKPTIYPIFTHKPFLLAWNAPTQNCEPQYGVTLNLAVFDLVASPNEGLVGQKLTIFYKTRLGLYPYYTDKGVAVNGGLPQLAILRDHLAKMPEGMDRYIPEHRSEGLAVIDWEEWRPQWARNWDAKDIYRNVSRSMIAQKNVHWTAEQVEGVAQEEFEASAKQFMLQTLRTARSLRPNRLWGYYLFPDCYNYYKNSLKDYTGRCPDVEISRNDQLDWLWEESTALYPSIYLDPMLRSSELARRFVRNRIVEGMRLASVGQGLARAVFVYAQPFYRGGMQMMSKMDLVYTIGECAALGAAGVVLWGDLSYANSTASCGVVRDTLQGTLGSYLLNVSMAAQLCSGSRCSLKGRCVRLNPNTNTYLHLNARSFQITQEEGSLKVKGELSSADRDDFRRDFICQCYSGYSGDSCAVPNAACSLRSAVSDLLAVTFLLVILQRHQAV; this is encoded by the exons ATGCAGTCCAGCTTCCTGTCTGTGTGGCATCTCTGCTTCAtggtggcaatgctggcagggaGCTGCTGCTGTCAACCTCTCAAGCCAACGATATACCCAATCTTCACCCACAAGCCTTTCCTCCTGGCCTGGAACGCACCCACGCAGAACTGCGAGCCCCAATACGGGGTGACCCTCAACCTGGCAGTGTTTGATCTGGTGGCCTCCCCCAATGAAGGCCTGGTGGGGCAGAAGCTCACCATCTTCTACAAAACCCGTTTAGGACTTTACCCCTATTACACCGACAAGGGGGTTGCTGTCAACGGGGGGCTGCCCCAGCTCGCCATCCTCAGGGATCACCTGGCTAAGATGCCAGAAGGGATGGACAGATACATCCCAGAGCACAGATCAGAGGGCCTGGCTGTGATCGACTGGGAGGAGTGGAGGCCCCAGTGGGCCCGCAACTGGGACGCCAAGGACATTTACCGCAACGTCTCGCGCTCCATGATCGCCCAGAAGAACGTGCACTGGACTGCAGAACAGGTGGAGGGTGTCGCCCAGGAGGAGTTTGAAGCCTCTGCCAAGCAGTTCATGCTGCAGACTCTGAGGACGGCCAGGAGCCTGAGGCCCAACCGGCTCTGGGGCTACTACCTCTTCCCGGACTGCTACAACTACTACAAGAACAGCCTGAAGGACTACACTGGCCGCTGCCCCGACGTGGAGATCAGCCGGAACGACCAGCTGGACTGGCTGTGGGAGGAGAGCACAGCCCTCTACCCCTCCATCTACCTGGACCCCATGCTGCGCTCCTCTGAGCTGGCACGCCGGTTTGTACGCAACCGGATAGTGGAGGGGATGAGGCTGGCATCGGTGGGGCAGGGGCTGGCACGAGCGGTCTTCGTCTATGCACAGCCCTTCTACCGCGGTGGGATGCAGATGATGAGCAAG ATGGACCTGGTCTATACCATAGGAGAATGTGCAGCTCTGGGTGCCGCTGGCGTTGTCCTCTGGGGTGATTTATCGTACGCCAACAGCACT GCTAGCTGCGGGGTGGTGCGGGACACCTTGCAGGGGACGCTGGGGAGCTACCTGCTCAACGTGTCGATGGCGGCGCAGCTCTGCAGCGGCTCACGGTGCAGCCTGAAGGGCCGCTGCGTGCGGCTCAACCCCAACACCAACACCTACCTGCACCTGAACGCCCGCAGCTTCCAGATCACACAGGAGGAGGGCAGCCTGAAGGTGAAGGGGGAGCTGAGCTCCGCTGACAGGGACGACTTCCGGAGGGACTTCATCTGCCAGTGCTACAGCGGCTACAGCGGGGACTCCTGCGCGGTTCCTAACGCTGCCTGCAGTTTGAGATCCGCTGTCAGCGACCTGCTGGCTGTGACGTTCCTGCTGGTTATCCTCCAGAGGCACCAGGCTGTTTAA
- the LOC131697691 gene encoding hyaluronidase-2-like, whose amino-acid sequence MQSSFLSVWHLCFMVAMLAGSCCCQPLKPTIYPIFTHKPFLLAWNAPTQNCEPQYGVTLNLAVFDLVASPNEGLVGQKLTIFYKTRLGLYPYYTDKGVAVNGGLPQLAILRDHLAKMPEGMDRYIPEHRSEGLAVIDWEEWRPQWARNWDAKDIYRNVSRSMIAQKNVHWTAEQVEGVAQEEFEASAKQFMLQTLRTARSLRPNRLWGYYLFPDCYNYYKNSLKDYTGRCPDVEISRNDQLDWLWEESTALYPSIYLDPMLRSSELARRFVRNRIVEGMRLASVGQGLARAVFVYAQPFYRGGMQMMSKMDLVYTIGECAALGAAGVVLWGDLSYANSTASCGVVRDTLQGMLGSYLLNVSMAAQLCSGSRCSLNGRCVRLNSNTNTYLHLNARSFQITQEEGSLKVKGELSSADRDDFRRDFICQCYSGYSGDSCAVPNAACSLRSAVSDLLAVTFLLVILQRHQAV is encoded by the exons ATGCAGTCCAGCTTCCTGTCTGTGTGGCATCTCTGCTTCAtggtggcaatgctggcagggaGCTGCTGCTGTCAACCTCTCAAGCCAACGATATACCCAATCTTCACCCACAAGCCTTTCCTCCTGGCCTGGAACGCACCCACGCAGAACTGCGAGCCCCAATACGGGGTGACCCTCAACCTGGCAGTGTTTGATCTGGTGGCCTCCCCCAATGAAGGCCTGGTGGGGCAGAAGCTCACCATCTTCTACAAAACCCGTTTAGGACTTTACCCCTATTACACCGACAAGGGGGTTGCTGTCAACGGGGGGCTGCCCCAGCTCGCCATCCTCAGGGATCACCTGGCTAAGATGCCAGAAGGGATGGACAGATACATCCCAGAGCACAGATCAGAGGGCCTGGCTGTGATCGACTGGGAGGAGTGGAGGCCCCAGTGGGCCCGCAACTGGGACGCCAAGGACATTTACCGCAACGTCTCGCGCTCCATGATCGCCCAGAAGAACGTGCACTGGACTGCAGAACAGGTGGAGGGTGTCGCCCAGGAGGAGTTTGAAGCCTCTGCCAAGCAGTTCATGCTGCAGACTCTGAGGACGGCCAGGAGCCTGAGGCCCAACCGGCTCTGGGGCTACTACCTCTTCCCGGACTGCTACAACTACTACAAGAACAGCCTGAAGGACTACACTGGCCGCTGCCCCGACGTGGAGATCAGCCGGAACGACCAGCTGGACTGGCTGTGGGAGGAGAGCACAGCCCTCTACCCCTCCATCTACCTGGACCCCATGCTGCGCTCCTCTGAGCTGGCACGCCGGTTTGTACGCAACCGGATAGTGGAGGGGATGAGGCTGGCATCGGTGGGGCAGGGGCTGGCACGAGCGGTCTTCGTCTATGCACAGCCCTTCTACCGCGGTGGGATGCAGATGATGAGCAAG ATGGACCTGGTCTATACCATAGGAGAATGTGCAGCTCTGGGTGCCGCTGGCGTTGTCCTCTGGGGTGATTTATCGTACGCCAACAGCACT GCTAGCTGCGGGGTGGTGCGGGACACCTTGCAGGGGATGTTGGGGAGCTACCTGCTCAACGTGTCGATGGCGGCGCAGCTCTGCAGCGGCTCACGGTGCAGCCTGAACGGGCGCTGCGTGCGGCTcaactccaacaccaacaccTACCTGCACCTGAACGCCCGCAGCTTCCAGATCACACAGGAGGAGGGCAGCCTGAAGGTGAAGGGGGAGCTGAGCTCCGCTGACAGGGACGACTTCCGGAGGGACTTCATCTGCCAGTGCTACAGCGGCTACAGCGGGGACTCCTGCGCGGTTCCTAACGCTGCCTGCAGTTTGAGATCCGCTGTCAGCGACCTGCTGGCTGTGACGTTCCTGCTGGTTATCCTCCAGAGGCACCAGGCTGTTTAA
- the LOC117964063 gene encoding hyaluronidase-2-like — MQSSFLSVWHLCFMVAMLAGSCCCQPLKPTIYPIFTHKPFLLAWNAPTQNCEPQYGVTLNLAVFDLVASPNEGLVGQKLTIFYKTRLGLYPYYTDEGVAVNGGLPQLAILRDHLAKMPEGMDRYIPEHRSEGLAVIDWEEWRPRWARNWDAKDIYRNVSRSMIAQKNVHWTAEQVEGVAQKEFEASAKQFMLQTLRTARSLRPNRLWGYYLFPDCYNHDYKNSLKDYTGRCPDVEISRNDQLDWLWEESTALYPSIYLDPMLRSSEQARQFARNRIVEGMRLASVGQGLARPVFVYARPFYSGGIEMMSKMDLVYTIGECAALGAAGVVLWGDLSYANSTASCGVVRDTLQGMLGSYLLNVSMAAQLCSGSRCSLNGRCVRLNSNTNTYLHLNARSFQITQEEGSLKVKGELSSADRDDFRRDFICQCYSGYSGDSCAVPNAACSLRSAVSDLLAVTFLLVILQRHQAV, encoded by the exons ATGCAGTCCAGCTTCCTGTCTGTGTGGCATCTCTGCTTCAtggtggcaatgctggcagggaGCTGCTGCTGTCAACCTCTCAAGCCAACGATATACCCAATCTTCACCCACAAGCCTTTCCTCCTGGCCTGGAACGCACCCACGCAGAACTGCGAGCCCCAATACGGAGTGACCCTCAACCTGGCAGTGTTTGATCTGGTGGCCTCCCCCAATGAAGGCCTGGTGGGGCAGAAGCTCACCATCTTCTACAAAACCCGTTTAGGACTTTACCCCTATTACACCGACGAGGGGGTTGCTGTCAACGGGGGGCTGCCCCAGCTCGCCATCCTCAGGGATCACCTGGCTAAGATGCCAGAAGGGATGGACAGATACATCCCAGAGCACAGATCAGAGGGCCTGGCTGTGATCGACTGGGAGGAGTGGAGGCCCCGGTGGGCCCGCAACTGGGACGCCAAGGACATTTACCGCAACGTCTCGCGCTCCATGATCGCCCAGAAGAACGTGCACTGGACTGCGGAACAAGTGGAGGGTGTCGCCCAGAAGGAGTTTGAAGCCTCTGCCAAGCAGTTCATGCTGCAGACTCTGAGGACGGCCAGGAGCCTGAGGCCCAACCGGCTCTGGGGTTACTACCTCTTCCCGGACTGCTACAACCACGACTACAAGAACAGCCTGAAGGACTACACTGGCCGCTGCCCCGACGTGGAGATCAGCCGCAACGACCAGCTGGACTGGCTGTGGGAGGAGAGCACAGCCCTCTACCCCTCCATCTACCTGGACCCCATGCTGCGCTCCTCTGAGCAGGCACGCCAGTTTGCACGCAACCGGATAGTGGAGGGGATGAGGCTGGCATCGGTGGGGCAGGGGCTGGCACGACCGGTCTTCGTCTATGCGCGGCCTTTCTACAGTGGTGGGATAGAGATGATGAGCAAG ATGGACCTGGTCTATACCATAGGAGAATGTGCAGCTCTGGGTGCCGCTGGCGTTGTCCTCTGGGGTGATTTATCATACGCCAACAGCACT GCTAGCTGCGGGGTGGTGCGGGACACCTTGCAGGGGATGTTGGGGAGCTACCTGCTCAACGTGTCGATGGCGGCGCAGCTCTGCAGCGGCTCACGGTGCAGCCTGAACGGGCGCTGCGTGCGGCTcaactccaacaccaacaccTACCTGCACCTGAACGCCCGCAGCTTCCAGATCACACAGGAGGAGGGCAGCCTGAAGGTGAAGGGGGAGCTGAGCTCCGCTGACAGGGACGACTTCCGGAGGGACTTCATCTGCCAGTGCTACAGCGGCTACAGCGGGGACTCCTGCGCGGTTCCTAACGCTGCCTGCAGTTTGAGATCCGCTGTCAGCGACCTGCTGGCTGTGACGTTCCTGCTGGTTATCCTCCAGAGGCACCAGGCTGTTTAA